The Cohnella abietis genome has a segment encoding these proteins:
- a CDS encoding amidohydrolase family protein, producing MNIMLDRFTRYGAIDLLAFVGQWPDRQALRADAGELTDMADRLGLRAICVSHLSSVLGHDTRTGNEELFAAVSKDVRLWPFPIVNPLEAGWKEELDWAVSMGARGIRLVPGYHGYGLREDGVQELLDEVGKHQLPLQICTRLQDERLQHRLLLVDAVNLHELAELIMAANGHPLLISGLRDQERDLVMRNVASDSKIHQVLFDLWFCNGPLAVIASICRAGLAQSYAYSSCTPLQTAEATALQLASGDIEEEERIDLIYGNAMRLFE from the coding sequence ATGAACATCATGCTGGATAGGTTTACCCGTTATGGAGCCATCGACTTGCTTGCTTTCGTCGGTCAATGGCCAGATCGTCAAGCGTTACGCGCCGATGCAGGCGAGTTAACAGATATGGCGGATCGATTAGGGCTACGAGCGATATGTGTAAGTCACTTATCCTCGGTGCTCGGACATGATACCCGCACGGGCAATGAAGAGCTGTTCGCTGCAGTCTCAAAGGATGTGCGTTTGTGGCCGTTTCCGATCGTTAATCCACTTGAAGCGGGATGGAAGGAAGAACTGGATTGGGCAGTAAGCATGGGGGCCAGGGGAATACGTCTCGTTCCCGGTTATCACGGATACGGGTTGCGTGAGGACGGGGTGCAGGAACTCTTAGATGAGGTGGGTAAACATCAGCTTCCTTTGCAGATTTGCACACGTTTGCAGGACGAGAGGCTGCAGCATCGATTATTGCTAGTCGATGCCGTTAACCTACACGAACTGGCGGAGCTGATCATGGCTGCTAATGGTCATCCCTTGCTCATAAGCGGCTTACGTGATCAGGAGCGAGATTTGGTCATGCGAAACGTTGCATCTGATAGCAAGATACACCAAGTGCTGTTCGATTTATGGTTCTGCAACGGTCCGCTGGCCGTAATTGCATCGATATGTCGGGCCGGACTGGCCCAATCCTATGCGTACAGCTCTTGTACACCGCTTCAGACCGCCGAGGCAACGGCGCTACAACTGGCCAGTGGTGACATCGAAGAAGAGGAGCGTATCGACCTAATCTATGGCAATGCCATGCGTCTATTTGAATGA
- a CDS encoding amidohydrolase family protein, producing the protein MIDAHIHLQGSDLHHETLEEGDRLGIRLFVGSSLNSLNHSPTFEEVHKANDDMVNVIRTHRDRVAGYCYINPRHGKEALKDYRRRMEDQGMIGIKLWVATLCNDPLVYPFVEQAIAYRAPILIHAWRKSIDQLHYESTAVHVAELARRYPEARLIMAHLGGQAETAINTIANYRNIYTDTSGTPIGAGEVALAVNRLGAERVIFGSDLPYACLASNLGKVLGARLSEREFELVTEGNMAKLLAEVVK; encoded by the coding sequence ATGATTGACGCGCACATCCATCTCCAAGGCTCCGACTTGCATCATGAAACGTTAGAAGAAGGCGATCGTTTAGGAATAAGACTCTTTGTAGGGAGCTCGTTGAATTCCTTGAACCACAGCCCGACATTCGAGGAGGTTCATAAAGCGAACGATGACATGGTTAATGTCATCCGCACCCATCGAGATCGGGTGGCTGGGTATTGCTATATAAATCCTCGGCATGGCAAAGAGGCCTTGAAGGATTATCGTAGACGAATGGAAGATCAAGGGATGATCGGAATTAAGCTTTGGGTAGCTACACTCTGCAATGATCCGCTCGTCTACCCTTTTGTCGAGCAAGCAATTGCTTATCGCGCACCGATTCTGATTCATGCATGGAGAAAATCTATAGATCAGCTCCATTATGAGTCCACAGCCGTTCATGTGGCAGAGTTGGCACGACGATATCCTGAAGCACGTCTCATTATGGCTCATCTAGGCGGACAAGCTGAAACGGCCATCAATACAATCGCTAATTATCGTAATATTTACACAGATACATCAGGAACCCCTATCGGCGCAGGAGAAGTTGCGCTTGCCGTTAATCGGCTCGGGGCGGAAAGAGTTATATTCGGTTCTGACCTGCCTTACGCTTGCCTCGCGAGCAACTTGGGCAAAGTTCTAGGCGCCCGGTTGTCGGAACGGGAGTTCGAGCTCGTTACGGAAGGGAATATGGCGAAGCTTCTTGCCGAGGTGGTGAAATGA
- a CDS encoding carbohydrate ABC transporter permease, which produces MLFSSSEQCPKIWNIDGDNRCYKEGEGLVILRIKGYQLVSFIILSIAALALLFPFYWMVLQSFKPPTSAIQTPPDLSWGGFTLDNFKKLLDGNIWVWTSNSLIVAISGMLGNVILCSMAGYAFAKKQFPGKRILFWAIVSIMMTSTQIIMVPLFMQIRDMGLLNTYWALLLPILVSPLAVFLSKQFMQTIPEDLLEAARMDGCSEWRTYWNIIVPVSMPVLAIVGIFGFITQWNDFLWPLLATESRNMRTLQVGLASMQLQNVDYGLVLAGATWTMAPIVILFVAFQRFFVKGLTIGAVKG; this is translated from the coding sequence TTGCTATTTTCCAGTTCCGAACAATGTCCGAAGATTTGGAATATTGATGGCGACAACAGGTGCTATAAAGAAGGGGAGGGGTTAGTCATCCTTCGTATTAAAGGGTATCAATTGGTAAGCTTCATCATACTGAGTATAGCGGCTCTCGCATTGCTCTTTCCGTTTTACTGGATGGTGCTTCAGTCGTTTAAGCCGCCAACGTCTGCAATTCAAACCCCTCCGGATTTATCTTGGGGAGGATTTACACTTGATAACTTCAAGAAGCTGTTGGACGGGAATATCTGGGTCTGGACATCCAACAGCTTGATCGTGGCTATAAGCGGGATGTTAGGAAACGTCATTCTTTGTTCCATGGCTGGCTATGCCTTCGCCAAGAAGCAGTTTCCAGGCAAGCGCATTCTGTTCTGGGCTATCGTAAGCATCATGATGACATCGACTCAGATCATCATGGTACCCCTGTTCATGCAAATCAGAGATATGGGCCTTCTTAACACGTATTGGGCACTGCTGCTACCGATACTCGTATCGCCTTTGGCGGTATTTTTATCGAAGCAGTTTATGCAGACCATTCCCGAAGATTTGCTTGAAGCGGCGAGAATGGACGGATGCTCGGAATGGCGTACGTACTGGAATATCATCGTGCCTGTTTCAATGCCGGTGTTGGCGATCGTAGGTATTTTCGGATTCATTACACAATGGAACGATTTCTTATGGCCGCTTCTTGCGACGGAATCTCGGAATATGCGAACACTGCAAGTCGGACTTGCCTCTATGCAATTGCAGAACGTTGACTATGGTCTTGTATTGGCAGGGGCAACGTGGACGATGGCGCCTATCGTCATTTTGTTCGTTGCGTTCCAACGCTTTTTCGTAAAAGGACTCACGATCGGCGCGGTTAAAGGATAA
- a CDS encoding carbohydrate ABC transporter permease produces the protein MYRIRKALPGYLFLLPACLLFAGFMFLPIFKGLQLSFQKWTLNGYEWVGFSNYNHVFGDSFFWKSLWITAVFTVITVVAGLVLSLIAAFMIDPFQQRMQGVFKSAFYLPSVAPIVIVSIIWLWLYHPSFGLLNYLLDFVGVSPILWLGDPKIALFSIILMTVAVSQGANILILVTSLGGIPKDYQEAARIDGANLWQEMIKIKLPMLKPTLTYLIVVNTVGSFQVFAPIYMLTGGGPNRSTTTIGYLIYENAFKKFDFGVASAQAVVLLVIVMIIAIFQFRTMSEDLEY, from the coding sequence ATGTATCGTATACGAAAAGCACTTCCGGGCTATCTCTTTTTATTGCCGGCTTGCCTCTTGTTCGCCGGATTCATGTTCCTGCCCATCTTCAAGGGTCTTCAGCTTAGTTTTCAGAAGTGGACGTTAAACGGCTATGAATGGGTTGGCTTCAGCAATTACAATCATGTGTTCGGCGACAGCTTCTTTTGGAAATCCCTATGGATTACCGCGGTTTTTACCGTCATAACGGTAGTTGCAGGACTGGTTTTGTCATTGATTGCAGCGTTCATGATAGATCCCTTCCAGCAACGGATGCAAGGTGTGTTTAAATCCGCATTTTATTTGCCGAGTGTTGCTCCGATCGTCATTGTGTCGATCATATGGCTCTGGCTGTATCATCCCTCGTTCGGATTGCTTAATTATCTGCTTGATTTTGTCGGGGTTTCCCCTATTTTGTGGCTAGGCGATCCGAAAATTGCTTTGTTTTCGATTATTCTAATGACGGTAGCCGTTTCACAGGGAGCGAACATCTTAATTCTCGTAACCTCACTCGGCGGTATACCGAAGGATTATCAGGAAGCGGCGCGCATCGATGGAGCAAATCTATGGCAAGAGATGATCAAAATCAAATTGCCGATGTTAAAGCCGACGCTAACGTATTTGATCGTTGTAAATACGGTCGGATCTTTTCAAGTGTTCGCTCCGATCTATATGCTTACTGGGGGCGGTCCTAACCGTTCAACAACGACAATCGGTTATTTGATTTATGAGAATGCGTTTAAGAAGTTTGATTTTGGCGTTGCATCCGCGCAGGCGGTTGTTTTGCTAGTTATCGTTATGATTATTGCTATTTTCCAGTTCCGAACAATGTCCGAAGATTTGGAATATTGA
- a CDS encoding extracellular solute-binding protein yields MRKLSIILATVFIFGMIMSACAKDNSDKGSTASQSSEGAKETGKVSEIPIKLWIYPMMNGINGDGNGNPDDWAKEYARQFKEQYPQANISVELLDWSGGTEKIDVGVAAGSPPDLVYTINNFGGVTKYGKMGVLEPIDEFLTQADWDDYSEAVKGAIKYKDQAYMWPWLKMVSAVAVNMDLFKERNATDLLPTSRELRDWSLDEYLKAAQATTFNRSGGSKPDVYGTVVWGKDAPFYMYLNGLTNGGNIVNPNFDQSTITDKAFADGLQFTIDLANKHKVAPPGGAGISAMNAKEMFLNQQIAMMPDAPFLLEEVKKAPKPFEIAFVAPPHGEGQETAAWNNVGGFIVFKQKEEEKKKLVMEFARFITNAENSKIVKQIGTFPARNSSGNLYSDDPVMTYFDALSNYGNSVFSRAFGLVSVGDWEKEIQAILTGGKTVGESLDSLDKLIKEKLQ; encoded by the coding sequence ATGCGTAAATTATCCATTATTTTAGCAACCGTTTTCATTTTCGGCATGATTATGTCGGCTTGTGCGAAGGACAACTCCGATAAGGGTTCTACAGCGAGCCAATCATCGGAAGGCGCGAAAGAGACAGGCAAAGTAAGCGAAATCCCGATTAAGCTTTGGATCTATCCGATGATGAACGGGATTAATGGTGATGGGAATGGTAATCCGGACGATTGGGCTAAAGAATATGCCCGTCAGTTTAAGGAGCAGTATCCTCAAGCGAACATCTCCGTTGAACTACTTGACTGGTCTGGCGGTACAGAGAAAATCGATGTAGGCGTCGCCGCTGGATCGCCACCGGATTTGGTTTACACCATCAATAACTTTGGCGGGGTTACGAAATACGGCAAAATGGGTGTCCTCGAGCCGATAGACGAATTTCTAACTCAAGCCGACTGGGACGATTATTCGGAAGCGGTGAAAGGCGCGATTAAATATAAGGATCAAGCTTACATGTGGCCTTGGCTAAAAATGGTATCGGCGGTTGCCGTGAACATGGATTTGTTTAAGGAGCGAAATGCTACCGACCTACTGCCGACAAGCAGGGAGCTACGGGACTGGAGCTTAGACGAGTACCTTAAAGCGGCTCAAGCTACGACATTCAATCGGAGTGGAGGGAGCAAGCCCGATGTTTACGGGACTGTAGTCTGGGGCAAGGATGCACCGTTCTACATGTACTTAAACGGATTGACGAACGGCGGTAATATCGTGAACCCGAATTTCGATCAATCCACGATAACCGATAAGGCGTTCGCAGATGGTTTGCAATTCACGATAGATTTAGCTAATAAGCATAAAGTTGCTCCTCCGGGTGGAGCGGGAATAAGCGCAATGAATGCGAAGGAAATGTTTCTAAATCAGCAAATCGCGATGATGCCAGATGCTCCTTTCTTGCTTGAAGAAGTGAAGAAGGCTCCGAAGCCTTTTGAAATCGCATTTGTCGCTCCTCCTCATGGAGAAGGCCAAGAGACTGCAGCATGGAATAACGTAGGTGGCTTTATCGTATTTAAGCAGAAAGAGGAAGAGAAGAAGAAGCTTGTCATGGAATTCGCGCGTTTTATTACGAATGCCGAAAACTCTAAAATCGTTAAGCAAATCGGAACGTTCCCGGCACGAAATTCTTCCGGAAACCTGTATAGCGACGATCCAGTAATGACGTATTTCGACGCCTTGTCCAATTATGGAAACTCCGTGTTTTCACGTGCATTTGGTTTAGTTAGCGTGGGAGATTGGGAGAAGGAAATACAGGCGATCCTTACCGGTGGTAAGACGGTCGGCGAATCTCTCGATTCGTTGGACAAGTTAATCAAGGAAAAGCTGCAATAA
- a CDS encoding extracellular solute-binding protein: MRRENEFLYTKLYKNLKEQICTGLIKPGEYLLPENELSTHYGISRKSVRHALSLLQEDGLIIKRVGLGTMVPEDLIIEKSEPQTLRILTPSPAFFLERGLPIFIEAFNKKHPHIEVKVLGLPVDKFWESFRSSNEMGLIADLVLVPDMKFSEWSGSTDFVDIAPFISDLTNSIYPKLMNHFGSEGKMLAAPFTFSSVFFACNPRLFEQHGIPVPNDRWSFDEFIAAAEQLTLVQDGITTQFGFSMHPVVNRWLALAVMNGFAPRDQANHTQILSRTLSVIQDLFFRKRIATTFPDMVWPRTPFIHGKSAMVLTTTFEMANWQNDDMDFIPKVIPMPFDNDRSTLLLANAFMIPASSQNVQSAVSFIRSALEDATQRELTEQTLFLSVKEPINLQAKEDPYLHSLNIANNQIDNDYFINELFDDTVRNALEEEMSMFWLGLEPPSSIVDVYDKLILECVQR, encoded by the coding sequence ATGCGTAGAGAAAATGAGTTTCTTTACACTAAATTGTACAAAAACCTAAAGGAGCAAATCTGCACCGGACTTATTAAGCCCGGAGAATACTTGTTGCCCGAAAATGAATTGAGCACCCATTACGGGATTAGCCGCAAATCGGTACGTCACGCTCTTTCCTTGCTTCAGGAAGACGGACTGATCATCAAACGCGTCGGTCTTGGCACGATGGTACCGGAAGATTTAATAATCGAGAAATCGGAGCCGCAAACACTACGGATTCTGACTCCATCCCCCGCTTTCTTTCTTGAACGCGGTTTGCCTATTTTCATTGAGGCCTTTAATAAGAAGCATCCACATATCGAAGTTAAAGTTCTCGGACTACCGGTCGATAAGTTTTGGGAGTCCTTCCGCTCAAGCAATGAGATGGGCTTGATTGCCGACCTCGTCCTTGTCCCTGACATGAAGTTCTCGGAATGGAGTGGCTCAACCGATTTCGTTGACATAGCTCCGTTCATATCAGATCTCACCAATTCGATTTATCCCAAGCTGATGAATCACTTCGGTAGCGAAGGTAAAATGTTAGCTGCTCCGTTTACCTTTTCTTCCGTATTTTTTGCCTGTAACCCGCGGTTGTTCGAACAACATGGTATACCGGTTCCGAACGACCGTTGGAGCTTCGATGAATTCATTGCCGCTGCCGAGCAGCTTACTCTCGTACAGGACGGCATCACGACACAATTCGGTTTTTCCATGCATCCCGTCGTTAATCGTTGGCTAGCTTTGGCCGTTATGAACGGGTTTGCGCCTAGAGATCAAGCCAACCATACACAAATCCTGTCACGTACCTTGTCTGTTATTCAGGACTTGTTTTTCCGCAAACGAATTGCCACTACGTTTCCTGATATGGTGTGGCCTAGAACCCCATTCATTCACGGAAAATCCGCCATGGTCCTGACCACGACATTCGAAATGGCAAACTGGCAAAACGACGACATGGACTTTATCCCGAAGGTAATTCCAATGCCGTTCGACAATGATCGCTCAACATTGCTTCTGGCGAATGCCTTTATGATCCCAGCTTCTAGCCAAAATGTGCAGTCCGCCGTATCGTTTATCCGCTCCGCATTGGAGGACGCTACACAACGGGAATTGACCGAGCAAACACTGTTTCTTTCCGTTAAGGAACCTATTAACCTGCAAGCGAAAGAGGATCCTTATTTGCACTCTTTGAATATTGCCAACAATCAAATCGACAACGACTACTTTATTAATGAGTTGTTCGATGATACCGTTCGGAATGCTCTTGAAGAGGAAATGAGTATGTTTTGGCTTGGGCTTGAGCCCCCTTCTTCGATTGTGGATGTGTATGACAAGCTGATTCTGGAGTGCGTGCAAAGATAA
- a CDS encoding Gfo/Idh/MocA family protein → MNELRIGLIGTDTSHAVVFSSMINDIHHKDHIPGGRVVCAYAGGSADFPLSISRVDDYMNLLSDRFGILKMDSLQEVAESCDAILLESADGRVHLEQFQAIAPYGKPVFIDKPLALSAREAAEIHQIAKRWGTPIMSSSSLRYAEQMRECLAAIGRSNVAAAETRGPFIVEPTQSVYFWYGIHSVEMLYAILGTGCASISAWVEDDYEIVTGRWHDGRIGTVRLERRPDSRFGAVIHGEDKQRFSFEISPDAKPFYASLLEQIMNFFRTKQSPIQWSETAEIIRFLEAAEESRKLGGVPIPT, encoded by the coding sequence ATGAATGAACTTCGAATAGGTCTAATCGGCACAGATACGTCGCATGCCGTAGTGTTCTCGAGTATGATTAATGACATTCACCATAAGGATCATATCCCTGGGGGACGCGTCGTTTGCGCTTATGCCGGCGGATCAGCGGATTTCCCCTTAAGCATCAGTCGCGTGGACGATTATATGAATCTATTAAGCGACAGATTCGGTATATTGAAGATGGATAGCCTCCAAGAAGTCGCGGAAAGCTGCGACGCGATCTTGCTGGAATCGGCGGACGGACGCGTACATCTGGAGCAATTTCAAGCCATCGCCCCCTATGGGAAGCCGGTGTTTATCGATAAACCTTTGGCTTTGTCCGCTAGAGAAGCGGCAGAGATTCATCAAATAGCCAAACGTTGGGGGACTCCGATCATGAGTAGCTCTTCCTTGCGCTATGCGGAACAAATGCGCGAGTGCTTAGCTGCAATTGGTAGATCAAACGTTGCGGCTGCCGAGACTCGAGGTCCATTTATCGTTGAACCGACTCAATCTGTTTATTTCTGGTATGGAATTCATTCCGTAGAAATGTTATATGCGATATTGGGAACAGGTTGTGCTAGCATAAGTGCTTGGGTAGAAGACGACTATGAAATCGTAACCGGACGCTGGCACGACGGTCGTATCGGCACTGTAAGGCTCGAACGTAGACCGGATAGTCGCTTCGGGGCGGTTATTCATGGCGAGGATAAACAACGGTTCTCCTTTGAAATAAGTCCGGATGCCAAGCCTTTTTACGCAAGTCTGCTTGAACAGATCATGAATTTCTTCCGAACAAAGCAATCGCCGATTCAATGGTCGGAAACCGCCGAAATCATTCGGTTCCTGGAAGCCGCGGAAGAGAGCAGAAAGCTCGGGGGGGTTCCCATCCCGACATAA
- a CDS encoding M20 metallopeptidase family protein: protein MTTWLEKANELAPEWTDFRRELHRYPELSFEEAETASKVTQRLDRLGIPYRTGVGGHGIVAEIVGERSGPIVALRADMDALPIQEETGVPFASSRPGIMHACGHDAHTAILLGAAELLAGGAKLNGTVRLLFQSAEEINAGAKAMIEQGVLNGVSEIYGLHNLPTLSAGWAATRAGSMMGSVDRIEIFLKGKGGHGAIPDQSIDPVVCASAIVQALQTVVSREVSPFDPVVVTIGSIRAGEANNVIPHTCEMTGTVRAFHPDVRDGLAERIERIVQRIAEGYQCEARLNYIRQVPVLVNPDENVAHVNAIIDNTIGSERRIHALPTLAGEDFSVYLNHIPGCFFWLGSGPEKDAQSAYGLHHPKYRLNEQCIPLGAALLADIAISRLAALSAYE, encoded by the coding sequence GTGACGACATGGTTGGAGAAAGCAAATGAATTAGCGCCAGAATGGACGGATTTCCGTAGGGAGCTTCATCGTTATCCGGAGCTTAGTTTCGAAGAGGCCGAGACGGCTTCCAAAGTTACGCAACGGCTTGACCGCCTCGGCATACCTTACCGCACGGGCGTTGGGGGTCATGGTATTGTCGCCGAAATTGTCGGCGAACGTTCCGGTCCGATTGTCGCATTGCGGGCGGATATGGACGCTCTTCCGATTCAGGAGGAAACGGGTGTGCCGTTTGCCTCGTCTCGCCCGGGAATTATGCACGCCTGCGGTCACGATGCACATACGGCGATACTGCTCGGAGCGGCGGAATTGCTTGCCGGAGGTGCTAAGTTGAACGGAACTGTGAGGTTGTTGTTTCAATCCGCAGAAGAAATAAATGCTGGCGCGAAAGCGATGATCGAACAAGGCGTTTTGAATGGGGTAAGCGAAATTTACGGCTTGCATAATCTACCGACGCTTTCCGCCGGATGGGCAGCTACCCGCGCCGGATCTATGATGGGTTCCGTCGACCGTATAGAGATTTTTCTGAAAGGCAAAGGTGGGCACGGTGCGATTCCCGATCAAAGCATTGATCCGGTCGTCTGCGCCTCGGCGATCGTTCAGGCGCTGCAGACTGTTGTTAGCCGCGAAGTATCGCCTTTCGATCCGGTCGTCGTAACGATCGGAAGCATTCGCGCTGGTGAAGCGAATAACGTTATCCCGCATACATGCGAGATGACGGGGACAGTCCGTGCATTCCATCCGGACGTTCGTGACGGATTGGCCGAACGGATCGAGCGAATTGTTCAACGAATTGCAGAGGGTTATCAATGCGAAGCTCGGCTGAATTATATCCGACAGGTGCCGGTGCTCGTTAATCCGGATGAGAACGTTGCCCATGTGAATGCGATTATCGACAATACCATTGGATCCGAAAGAAGAATACATGCGTTGCCGACTCTAGCTGGGGAGGACTTTTCCGTCTACCTGAATCATATTCCGGGGTGTTTCTTTTGGCTGGGATCGGGTCCAGAGAAAGATGCGCAGTCCGCTTACGGACTCCATCATCCGAAGTATAGGTTAAACGAACAGTGCATTCCGCTTGGTGCGGCTTTGCTGGCCGATATCGCGATAAGCAGACTCGCTGCGCTCTCTGCCTATGAATGA
- the sdaAA gene encoding L-serine ammonia-lyase, iron-sulfur-dependent, subunit alpha, protein MRFSSLEQLMTLCKEESLSIGRLMVVEQARETGQSTEQIYEQMASYYQVMKEAVRKGIEEETKSRSGLTGGDARRVHDYGRVQQSSLGDEASKALAYALAVSEVNASMGRVIATPTAGSCGIIPGVFVSSQERFDWEDSRLVYGLFAAGAIGYVIANNSFVSGAEGGCQAEVGSAIGMAAGALTEIRGGSPEQAVHAVGLALKNSLGLICDPVAGLVEIPCIVRNGFGAVTALAAADMALAGVRSAIPSDEVIGVMLEVGAAMPEKHRETAKGGLAQTPTGRKIMEQLYGKKGGKPK, encoded by the coding sequence ATGAGATTTTCCAGCTTGGAGCAATTAATGACTTTGTGCAAGGAAGAATCTCTGTCGATAGGCAGACTCATGGTAGTGGAACAAGCCCGAGAAACCGGCCAGAGCACAGAACAAATATACGAACAAATGGCTTCTTACTATCAAGTGATGAAAGAAGCCGTTCGTAAGGGTATCGAAGAGGAGACAAAGTCTCGTAGCGGCCTTACTGGAGGAGATGCGCGTCGGGTCCACGATTACGGGCGTGTACAGCAATCCTCGCTCGGGGATGAAGCGAGCAAAGCGCTTGCTTATGCGCTTGCCGTTTCGGAGGTTAACGCTTCGATGGGACGAGTGATTGCCACGCCGACTGCCGGATCCTGCGGCATCATTCCGGGAGTGTTCGTCAGCTCCCAGGAGAGGTTTGATTGGGAGGATTCACGACTCGTATACGGTTTGTTCGCCGCGGGTGCGATCGGCTACGTGATCGCCAACAATTCGTTCGTGTCAGGCGCGGAAGGAGGCTGCCAAGCAGAAGTCGGCTCGGCGATCGGCATGGCCGCCGGCGCGCTGACCGAAATACGCGGAGGTTCGCCGGAGCAAGCCGTTCATGCCGTCGGACTGGCGCTGAAAAACTCACTGGGGCTCATCTGCGATCCGGTTGCCGGACTGGTGGAGATTCCGTGCATCGTGAGAAATGGCTTCGGCGCCGTTACGGCATTGGCCGCGGCGGATATGGCGCTTGCCGGCGTCCGCAGCGCGATACCGTCTGATGAAGTGATCGGGGTCATGCTGGAGGTCGGAGCAGCAATGCCGGAGAAGCATCGGGAAACCGCCAAAGGCGGCCTCGCGCAGACGCCGACAGGGCGCAAAATCATGGAGCAGCTTTACGGAAAGAAAGGCGGGAAACCCAAGTGA
- the sdaAB gene encoding L-serine ammonia-lyase, iron-sulfur-dependent subunit beta → MRFKDVFSIIGPSMIGPSSSHTAGAARLGRTARQAMGGLPQEADIILYGSFADTYRGHGTDLAIVAGLLDYDTDDERIRDALDLAAAAGLLVRFKEGRKPDVHPNTATITMRLGDTNVSVTGRSIGGGNVEIVGIDRFDVKFTANYPTLLIYHEDRYGMVSEVTEILKNAHVNISYMEVDREARNGEALTVIESDQRIREEVIERIRELTNVRRVSVIDLASKGGTP, encoded by the coding sequence ATGCGATTCAAGGATGTGTTCTCCATTATCGGTCCGAGTATGATCGGGCCTTCCAGTTCCCATACGGCAGGCGCCGCTCGTTTAGGCAGAACCGCGAGACAGGCAATGGGTGGCTTGCCGCAGGAAGCGGACATCATTCTATATGGATCGTTCGCTGACACGTATCGCGGACACGGGACCGATCTCGCGATCGTCGCCGGCTTGTTGGATTACGATACGGACGATGAGAGGATTAGGGATGCCTTGGATTTGGCGGCAGCCGCGGGGCTTCTCGTGAGGTTTAAGGAAGGACGGAAACCCGACGTTCATCCTAATACCGCGACGATTACGATGAGACTCGGGGATACGAACGTAAGTGTTACGGGGCGATCGATCGGCGGAGGCAATGTCGAGATCGTCGGCATCGATCGTTTCGACGTGAAGTTTACGGCGAATTACCCTACGCTGCTAATCTACCACGAGGACAGATACGGTATGGTATCTGAAGTTACCGAGATCTTGAAAAACGCCCATGTGAACATCAGCTATATGGAGGTTGACCGTGAAGCCCGGAACGGCGAGGCGCTTACCGTCATCGAAAGCGATCAGCGGATTCGTGAGGAAGTGATCGAGCGGATTCGCGAGCTGACGAACGTGCGCCGCGTTAGCGTAATCGACTTAGCGAGCAAGGGGGGAACGCCATGA